The following coding sequences lie in one Pungitius pungitius chromosome 18, fPunPun2.1, whole genome shotgun sequence genomic window:
- the loxa gene encoding protein-lysine 6-oxidase, with translation MGLRMMGTPLYAFACVYSFVFFLQAVQSQTNSGTQQGNNQRASLRQTLQWSHNGNVFSILSQGSQYQPPRRKGASQQQVQARPVTIIRDGDVRHPDPSSDVVAQQQQEQQPPRPGAEPRKPHDLPSPLQRLVRGHDHRQHRNERLGERAGTQRSSNGTQKKEGTVSPPLPRREDMMVADDPYDPYKSIDGDNPYYNHYDVYERPSRRSNPGHGTRYHQYGLPDLVPDPYYIQASSYAQRVPMYSLRCAAEENCLSSSAYSASIRDYDTRMLLRFPQRVKNQGTADFRPSRPRYTWEWHSCHQHFHSMDEFSHYELLDASTHHSVAEGHKASFCLEDTSCDYGYYRRFACTSHTQGLSPGCYDTYNADIDCQWIDITDVKPGDYILKISVNPNYHVPESDYSNNVVRCSVHYTGNYASVSGCHMSSY, from the exons ATGGGATTACGCATGATGGGAACTCCACTTTACGCGTTTGCGTGCGTCtactcttttgttttcttcttgcaAGCTGTGCAGTCTCAGACAAATTCAGGGACCCAACAAGGAAATAATCAAAGAGCATCTCTCCGGCAGACGCTACAGTGGTCACACAACGGCAATGTCTTTAGCATTTTAAGCCAGGGCTCGCAGTATCAGCCACCGAGGCGCAAGGGCGCATCTCAGCAGCAAGTGCAGGCGCGACCTGTCACCATCATTCGTGATGGGGACGTGAGGCATCCGGACCCTTCAAGTGACGTTGTggcccagcagcagcaagagCAGCAGCCTCCCCGGCCGGGTGCCGAGCCGCGGAAGCCCCACGACCTCCCGTCCCCGCTCCAGCGGCTCGTGAGAGGCCACGACCACCGCCAGCATCGCAACGAGCGCCTCGGTGAGCGCGCGGGGACGCAGAGGAGCAGCAACGGGACCCAGAAGAAGGAGGGCACTGTTAGTCCGCCTCTGCCCCGGAGAGAAGACATGATGGTCGCTGATGATCCCTACGACCCGTACAAGTCAATTGATGGAGATAACCCGTATTACAATCATTACGACGTTTACGAAAGACCGAGCAGGCGATCGAACCCCGGACACGGCACAAGATATCACCAGTATG gtCTACCTGATTTGGTACCTGACCCATACTACATTCAAGCCTCTTCTTATGCCCAGAGAGTCCCGATGTACAGCCTGAGATGTGCAGCTGAGGAGAACTGTTTGTCAAG CTCAGCCTATTCAGCCAGCATTCGAGACTACGACACCCGCATGCTGCTGAGGTTCCCTCAGCGAGTAAAGAACCAGGGGACGGCAGACTTCCGCCCCAGCAGGCCACGTTACACCTGGGAGTGGCACAGCTGTCACCA GCACTTCCACAGCATGGACGAGTTCAGCCACTACGAACTGCTGGATGCCTCCACTCACCACTCGGTGGCCGAAGGCCACAAAGCCAGCTTCTGCCTGGAGGACACGTCCTGCGACTACGGCTACTACAGGCGATTTGCCTGCACCTCACATACCCAG GGCTTGAGCCCAGGATGTTATGATACCTACAACGCGGACATCGACTGCCAGTGGATTGACATCACAGATGTGAAACCTGGAGACTATATTCTCAAG ATCAGTGTAAATCCAAATTATCATGTCCCAGAATCAGACTACAGCAACAACGTTGTGCGCTGTAGCGTTCACTACACTGGCAACTACGCCTCTGTGTCAGGTTGTCATATGTCATC gTATTAG